GACCATGCAGTATTCTTCAACTTTAGAAACCTCCATCCGCAGCCGCGACGAGATCGACATTCGTGCAGGCAAGTATGTTTCGGGCGTCTACGCTCGGATGATGATGGGTGTGCTACTCACCGCAGTCGTTGCCTACGGCCTAGTCGTGAGTGGTATGATGGATCAAATTTTGCTGGCAGGCGGCTCGGTATTTGCGCTCGGTATTTTCGTCCTACAGTTCGCTACGGTGATGATGTTTAGGCCGATGATGCAGTCGGCCAGTGCTGGCAAAGTTAAAGCCTTGTATTATTTTTATGCAGCTGTGACCGGGGTGACGGTCGGTTTTGTCGGTATGGTGTATACGGCAGCTAGTATTCTCAACGTGTTCGCCGCCGCCGCCTTCGCCTTCGGCGGCCTCGCAGCATACGGTCACACGACGCGTCGTAATCTTGGTGTCGTGGGTACCTTCTGCGTACAAGCTCTGTGGATGACTGTCGGCCTATCGCTGATTTATCTACTCAGCTCTTTTGTACCTTTTTTGCGCCCGTTTGCTCAGACCTTAAACATCACCACTGGTATCCTCGGTGTCCTCGTATTTTCGGGACTAACCGCCTACGAGTCACAACAACTGAGTCAAAATGCCTACACACTGGCGCGGAGCCCAGCAAGTGAGGCGACGATTAGTATGTATACAACTAGCGGTGCGCTGACGATGTATCTGAACTTCATCAACCTTTTTTTCAGCCTCCTGCGTTTATTCGGTGACAGACGTCGTTAATGTGGTGGAAGTCTTTCTGATCTTCTTGCGCTTGGGCCTTACGTCTTTTGGCGGGCCCATTGCGCATTTAAGTTATTTTCACGATGAATTCGTGCGGCGGCGGCAGTGGCTGAGTCAGCAGGAATACGCTGATTGTATAAGCCTGGCGCAATTTTTGCCTGGTCCATCAAGTAGTCAGATAGGTTTTGCCATCGGTAGGCACCGCAGCGGCCTACGCGGTGGTATTGCCGCATGGTGCGGGTTCACCTTACCATCAGCACTCCTGATGGTCGCTGCAGCAAGCCTATTGATCGTAGCACCAGGAGATCAAGTGGCACCTTGGCTGCACGGCATTAAAGTAATGACAGTTGCGGTTGTCCTCCATGCGCTTTGGTCGATGGGCCGCACGTTCTGGAATACTCCGGTGGCATTGGGCATCGGGTGCGTCACGGCCGCGTGCCTATGGTGGCAGCAAGGGAGCGATACGCAAATACTGATGCTGGTCGGCGGTGGCGTGGTTGGGGCCATGCTCCTACCCAACAAACCTGATCCAAGCGGCACTGCACCCGATGCAGCCGGCCCTGTCGGGCGATCCCCATCTATTGCAGTTGTTTTTTGTTTATGCGCATTTGCGTTGTTGTTGGTGCTGAGTGTTTGTAACGTTGCCGAGGCCAGTCATGGCGTCGCGCGCCTCGTGCTGCGTTTTTACCGCATTGGCGCCACGGTTTTTGGTGGTGGGCATGTGGTACTCCCTCTACTTAGAACGGAATTCGTGGCGTCGGGAGATCTCAGCGTCAGTCAATTTGACGCCTTGTACGGAATGGCGCAGGCGCTGCCAGGCCCGCTATTTGCAGTAGCAAGTGGGATTGGTGTGATGTTGGCGCCGCATGAACGGGCTTTATACGCCGCCGCGGCGTTGGTGGGCATGTTTCTTCCTGGGGGGCTTTTGATGGCGAGTCTGCAGCCCGTGTGGCAAAACCTGCGGCGTCATGCCTTGCTCAGTAGGTGGGCTACTGGAGTCAATGCCGCCAGTGTCTCGCTGTTGGTCGCGGTGTTTTATCACTCAGATTTGCTGACGACGACGTCGAGTTGGCGCGAGGTCGTCGCCGTGGCCGTCATTTTAGCAGTGTTAGTGAAGAAGATGGTGCCAAATTGGCTACTTCTGCCACTATCCGCAGTGGCTGGGCATTATCTTTTCTGACATATTACGGTTCTCTTTGAACTATTGAGGTCCGCTATGCGTTTAGTTTTAGCTTTGATCAGTGGTCTTGGTTTTGCCTCTTTGGGTCACGCGGTGACAGAGGCACATGAGGATATGGTTGCTGATGGGCAGCGTCCTGATTTCAGTATCGAGGGCGAAACTTTTTTTATCAGCACTGAGTGCTCGCCTCATTCGCTCGGGGTCACGATGACAGCCACGCCAGCGCAACTCGAGGTCACTGGTAACGTAGATTACGTGCGCTCGGATAAGTATCGTCTCGAGTACAGTGATTTATCCATCACATGGATCAATCAGACATTCGGCGCGGGATTTCATCCCGTATCGTCGATCGTTAAGGTGCGTGCTGCGCAAGATCCGGACTCCTTCAAGGAGCAGGTGCTGAAGATGATGACACTCGTCCGCAAGATCGAGCAGGGCAATATTTGTTTCCCCCCCAAGCCGCAGGTGCGTGAAGTTGTCGATTACCTTCAGGCCCTGGCTGACTGAGCTTTGCTAGTTTTGACCTGAGGCCACTTCTGCGTCAGGAGCCAAACGAGGTAGTCGACGTCTAACGGTTTATGGGCGATGGTTTGACGATCTTTGTCCATATACTTCCGGAATAGCGAGACTACCGCGGGATTCGATACCGACATGATCAGATGGCCTCGGTATTTTTTAGTCAGCACTATGAGACCGGATAGATCCTTCTGGGCATAGCCGTCTAGGTCAAAAATCAGCGGGATATCGCCGCTTGCATGCTCGCGAAAGAACTGATCGGGATCGACTACCCGGGTCACGTCAAATTTAAATTTGCTAAATGGCTCTTCATAAAGAGCGAGCTGACTGGGATGCTTACATATCACCGCTAGTGGTCTTAGGTTTGGATCACGACGATTACTCACCTTCCCATTCTTATACTCTAAATGCAGATAGTGCCGAATAATGTCCGTAACCGTAACCATGCCGATGACGTTCTCGAGGATTGGGTCTTTGCCCTGAAGCACCGGAAAGTGGCGGATTTTTTTTTCAAAGTGAAGCCGGACCACGGACTCGTGCAGATGATCATGATCGGCAAAGTAGACTTCACGTGTGGCCACTAGGCCCACGCCGCGCTCGAGTTTATCATCAATATCTAAGAGCACAATCTTACGTAAGATGTCTCGCTCAGTTAGAATTCCAGTGATGCGGTTTTTGTCGTTGTGGATGAGCAGAGAGCTGATTTTCTCTTCGTTCATCAACTCGATAGCTTCGGCGACTGCGGCGCCCTCGTGCATAGCAATAACGGGCGAGGCGATGTGGTAGCTGGCATCAACTTTGGCCAAGGCGAAAACCTCCGCGCAGGAATCTCTAATGAGCTCGCGTGATATCGTGTCGAATCTCGTTATAGTTTACGATATCGTCCAGTCAGCGGGAACTATTTCGCAGCGGAGGGCATGTCGTGTACAAAATTATATTTAGTTTGGTGCTGGGCCTGTCACTGACTTCTTCAAGTGCAGCTTATGGTTGGTGGGTGTGTTACGGATCGCCACTAAACAATCCCATGGAGCGGCGGGTGTGCGGTCAAGGACCGGATGAATTTACGGCACGCCGTACCTGCGGATTTGACCTTGTGAATATCTCCTGTTGGAGCGGTTACTAGGGGGCCGCCGGGGGGCTGGCGCCGGCAATCTTGTCAAAGCTTTCGCTGGCTTCGCTAAGTCTCTAAAACGACTTGATAATTTTTAAAAATCTAAAGAATTCATGGACCTTACCGAAACCAGACGTGGGGCATGGTATCAATCCGTAAGGATTGATCAAACGGTAGGAAAAGTATGGTTCACTGGGTTCGTATTTTATTCACGATGATGATAGCGGTCGCGCTGTCCACCTGTGCGCAAGGTGGCGGCAGCAGCATCATCGCGGGTTTAAGATCCCAGAAGAAAAAGAAAACTGAGGTCAACCCTACCGATCCCGATCCTGCGGGGTGGTCACTGGCACGGAGCCCCGCCGCCAATGACATAGCTACTAGTTACGAGCTCTTGGCACTGCTGACGCAAAGTGGACTCGACTCAGCTGCCAGTGCGGCGATGGCTGGGGCGATGCCGACGCACCACGATGCCGGTGCGGCACTTAATTTGGCTGACGCCGCTGCCGCAACTACGGCCACCAATATACCGACGCAGCAGGTCGCTGACGGTAAACTAGCGATGGACTGTTTCCTCGGCGCCAACATCCAACTCCGCACCGGAGCACTGGGGTGGCCGGAAACCGTGGACCCTAGCTCACCTTTTGTCGGTTCCAAGAACTCTAGCACCAGCAATCTCTTCATGTACGTCGAGCCTCACCTACTGCAGTATCCTGAGCAATCACCGACGGTGATTCTGACCTTGATGGCGCCTTTTAGGTTTAAGAATCTGGTCGAAGATATCGTCAAGGACAACCGCAGTCTCACCATCACCCTGAACGATGCGACTCAGTCGCAGTACACGGGGGAACACACCCTTGAATCACACCGGTTCTGGGTAGCGAAGAACGCGATCACCGGTCAAACGACCTCCACTATGGCCTGTGATCCGAGCACAGGTAATGGCGTCAACGGAGCAAGTGGCACAGCTAATGGCACCTATGCGCGTGTACGCTGGTCCGATAGTCAGCAGATGAGTGGACTGACGATGCTGGAGCGCTTTCAGTTGGGCGGTAGTTTGACCCGGACTTATCTGCCGCGCAAAAAAGGCGTGCTGGCTACGACTCCGGTGACGATAGACACAGCCTTTGGCGCCAGTGGCACGCGTCTATCACTGTGGTCAGCGGCAACCTCACCAGTGGCCACCATCGCCAATTCCGTGCACATGCGCCAAAAAACCATTACCCAATTGCAGACGAGACGTGATCAAATTGTGACAAGTAGCGAGGAGGTGCTCAGCGATCTCTCGCACACTGACCAATCGCGCCCGGTGAACCCATTGGTGATTCAGAGTCACTTTGACGCTACAGAAAACCCTATAGCTCATGTCGTGGCTAGCGGTACCTTGCATAAAACGGCAAAAGATACCGACAACTCGGTCCGCTGGTACAGTTCGCTTGAGTTTAGTGGTGTGGTCTTTGACCTGGTCACCAGTGTTGAGCCATGTATCCCAGTTGCTGGCACAGCGGTGCTGACCGTCAAAGAGTCGGAGAGTGCTCAGGCTATCAAAAAGATGACGATCAAGTTTTCTAGTACTAATCTGACTACCAACGGCGATAAAGTAAAACCTGAGATCGCTGTTGATGAGGACGACAGCGACAAGATGCAGGCAAAATGGATCTCAGTGCTGATGAATCGTCGGTGCCCCCTTAAGTAACTGGCAAGCACAATCAGGAGATCACATGAGTGGTAACATCAAATTTCTAGGCGCAGCCGACACGGTTACGGGATCGCGAACTCTCGTAGAGTATCGCGGACGAAAGATCTTGGTGGATTGCGGTTTGTTTCAGGGGGCTAAGCCAGTACGTGATCGCAACTGGAGTAAGTTTCAGCCTGATCCTGCGAGCATTGATACGGTCGTTCTCACGCATGCCCATCTTGATCACTCTGGTTTTCTCCCGCGTCTATGTAAGCAAGGCTTTAAAGGCAAAATCATCACCACCCCAGGCACGCGAGATCTCAGTGAGATTATCCTTCGCGACGCTGCCTGGCTCGAGGAGGAGTCGGCCAAGTATGCTAACGAAACCGGCTACTCAAATCACAAGCCCGCCTTACCGCTCTTCACGGTCGAAGATGCAGAAGATGCGATCACGAGATTCGTGACGGAGCCGCGCCATCAATGGATCGATTTGGGCGAGGGTGTCAATCTCAGGTTTTTGCGGGCTGGCCACATCATTGGCGCCAGTCTAGTACAGCTAGCGTTTGACTTTGATGGACAGCAGAAGACGATCACTTTCACCGGTGATTTGGGTAACGGACGCTCGCATATTTTGCGCGGTCCTGATCAAGTTAGTGAGACGGATATTCTAGTGCTGGAGTCGACCTACGGGGATAGGGAGCAGCCGCGTACGAGTGGGCTCGATGCCTTGGCCGCAGTGGTGAAGCGTACATTAGCACGCGACGGTGTTTTAGTGATTCCAGCATTTGCCGTGGGTCGCGCGCAAGAAGTGACATATATGCTGCGGCTCCTAGAGGACCGGCGTCAGATTCCGAGCGTGCCGGTGATTCTCGACAGCCCCATGGCCCGTGCGGCGATGGCCGTTTGTCTCAAGCATCCAGAAGATCAAGTTTTGGAATCAGCCTTCCACGGTAGTGGGGAGCCAATGCTGCCACGCCAGTTTGAGGCTCTGACTAGTGCGGACGAATCGATGCTAGCTTGTATGCGCAGTGGTCCCATGATTGTCATCTCGGCCTCGGGGATGCTCAGTGGCGGGAGGATTTTGCATCACCTAAAGGCGCGCTTGCCCTCGGAACAAAATACCGTGTTGTTTACCGGATACCAGGCCGAAGGATCAAAGGGCCGTTACCTGCAAGAGCAGGCGGTCAAAGAGGGAACGGTCAGGATCCATCATCAAGAAGTGCCCGTGCGTGCCGAGGTAGTCACACTGCACCATCTGTCGTCGCACGTCGATCAACACGATATCATCGCCTATATCGAGCGCATAAGAAGTCTGCCTAAACAGATCCTGATTAATCACGGCGTACCAGAGGCCCAAGTTGCGCTAGCCAACATGCTGCGTGAGCGCTTTGCCATCGATGCTAGACCTGTGAGCCAATGTCCGCGTGTAGATTTTGGCTAATTCCAGA
This genomic stretch from Deltaproteobacteria bacterium harbors:
- the chrA gene encoding chromate efflux transporter — encoded protein: MTDVVNVVEVFLIFLRLGLTSFGGPIAHLSYFHDEFVRRRQWLSQQEYADCISLAQFLPGPSSSQIGFAIGRHRSGLRGGIAAWCGFTLPSALLMVAAASLLIVAPGDQVAPWLHGIKVMTVAVVLHALWSMGRTFWNTPVALGIGCVTAACLWWQQGSDTQILMLVGGGVVGAMLLPNKPDPSGTAPDAAGPVGRSPSIAVVFCLCAFALLLVLSVCNVAEASHGVARLVLRFYRIGATVFGGGHVVLPLLRTEFVASGDLSVSQFDALYGMAQALPGPLFAVASGIGVMLAPHERALYAAAALVGMFLPGGLLMASLQPVWQNLRRHALLSRWATGVNAASVSLLVAVFYHSDLLTTTSSWREVVAVAVILAVLVKKMVPNWLLLPLSAVAGHYLF
- a CDS encoding Bax inhibitor-1/YccA family protein, yielding MQYSSTLETSIRSRDEIDIRAGKYVSGVYARMMMGVLLTAVVAYGLVVSGMMDQILLAGGSVFALGIFVLQFATVMMFRPMMQSASAGKVKALYYFYAAVTGVTVGFVGMVYTAASILNVFAAAAFAFGGLAAYGHTTRRNLGVVGTFCVQALWMTVGLSLIYLLSSFVPFLRPFAQTLNITTGILGVLVFSGLTAYESQQLSQNAYTLARSPASEATISMYTTSGALTMYLNFINLFFSLLRLFGDRRR
- a CDS encoding CBS domain-containing protein, with amino-acid sequence MAKVDASYHIASPVIAMHEGAAVAEAIELMNEEKISSLLIHNDKNRITGILTERDILRKIVLLDIDDKLERGVGLVATREVYFADHDHLHESVVRLHFEKKIRHFPVLQGKDPILENVIGMVTVTDIIRHYLHLEYKNGKVSNRRDPNLRPLAVICKHPSQLALYEEPFSKFKFDVTRVVDPDQFFREHASGDIPLIFDLDGYAQKDLSGLIVLTKKYRGHLIMSVSNPAVVSLFRKYMDKDRQTIAHKPLDVDYLVWLLTQKWPQVKTSKAQSARA
- a CDS encoding MBL fold metallo-hydrolase → MSGNIKFLGAADTVTGSRTLVEYRGRKILVDCGLFQGAKPVRDRNWSKFQPDPASIDTVVLTHAHLDHSGFLPRLCKQGFKGKIITTPGTRDLSEIILRDAAWLEEESAKYANETGYSNHKPALPLFTVEDAEDAITRFVTEPRHQWIDLGEGVNLRFLRAGHIIGASLVQLAFDFDGQQKTITFTGDLGNGRSHILRGPDQVSETDILVLESTYGDREQPRTSGLDALAAVVKRTLARDGVLVIPAFAVGRAQEVTYMLRLLEDRRQIPSVPVILDSPMARAAMAVCLKHPEDQVLESAFHGSGEPMLPRQFEALTSADESMLACMRSGPMIVISASGMLSGGRILHHLKARLPSEQNTVLFTGYQAEGSKGRYLQEQAVKEGTVRIHHQEVPVRAEVVTLHHLSSHVDQHDIIAYIERIRSLPKQILINHGVPEAQVALANMLRERFAIDARPVSQCPRVDFG